In Nymphaea colorata isolate Beijing-Zhang1983 chromosome 3, ASM883128v2, whole genome shotgun sequence, a genomic segment contains:
- the LOC116251460 gene encoding spermidine synthase 1-like, whose protein sequence is MQLLVVGGGDGGVLREISRHPSVERIDICEIDEMVINVSKQFFPDLYIGFEDPRVHLHVGDATEFLRDAPSGTYDVIIVDSSDPIGTQLLLDQLS, encoded by the exons ATGCAGCTTTTGGTTGTTGgaggtggtgatggtggtgttCTTAGGGAAATCTCTAGGCATCCGTCTGTTGAACGCATTGATATATGTGAAATCGATGAAATGGTCATTAAT GTATCCAAGCAATTTTTCCCAGATTTGTACATAGGGTTTGAGGATCCTCGTGTTCATCTACATGTTGGTGATG CAACAGAATTTTTAAGGGATGCACCAAGTGGAACTTATGATGTAATCATTGTTGATTCTTCGGATCCAATTGGTACTCAACTGTTACTCGATCAACTGTCTTAG